From Astatotilapia calliptera chromosome 19, fAstCal1.2, whole genome shotgun sequence, a single genomic window includes:
- the cdca4 gene encoding cell division cycle-associated protein 4, translating into MFPKGTKRKFSDSGEEAVSSGDQGPAAPSAAARMLSSSYSLQRQSLLDMSLIKLQLCHMLVEPNLCRSVLIANTVRQIQEEMTQDGTWQIMTQALAAAQCPTDRLVATEVLCRQTDPAAQAGQSPKPYAVVGVEEGYHSEEVVMEGDVETDVTMSTLSPVSPQLSSASYLAGPFGMGPCWEEEEEDGECEEEEEEEDSEECVSEGEEGDGDHLSADSRTGEQVFGTFEIKHPAPPPDPALEELFSDVDPSYYDLDTVLTGMQSAPKMGPYDLLDSLSSHGPTALSSSSSCRSDLNELDHIMEIIVGS; encoded by the coding sequence ATGTTCCCGAAGGGCACCAAGCGCAAGTTCTCAGACTCTGGGGAGGAGGCCGTCTCCAGTGGCGACCAGGGCCCCGCAGCTCCTTCGGCGGCAGCTCGGATGCTGTCTTCGTCGTACAGTCTGCAGCGGCAGTCGCTGCTTGACATGTCGCTCATCAAGCTGCAACTTTGTCATATGCTGGTAGAGCCAAACCTTTGCCGTTCAGTTCTAATTGCTAACACAGTGCGGCAGATCCAGGAGGAAATGACCCAGGATGGCACCTGGCAGATAATGACGCAGGCCCTCGCAGCCGCCCAGTGTCCCACCGACCGCCTGGTGGCCACTGAAGTCCTGTGCCGACAGACTGATCCAGCAGCCCAGGCAGGGCAGAGCCCAAAGCCTTACGCAGTGGTCGGTGTGGAGGAAGGCTACCACTCTGAAGAGGTGGTCATGGAGGGAGATGTGGAGACGGATGTCACCATGTCTACTTTGTCACCCGTCTCCCCTCAGCTGTCCTCGGCTTCTTACCTCGCAGGTCCCTTTGGCATGGGGCCCTGctgggaggaggaagaggaagacggTGAGTgcgaggaggaagaagaagaggaggacagcGAGGAGTGCGTatcagagggagaggagggagacggGGACCACCTAAGTGCAGACTCCAGGACAGGGGAGCAGGTTTTTGGGACTTTTGAGATCAAGCACCCAGCGCCGCCCCCTGACCCTGCGCTCGAGGAACTGTTTTCAGACGTGGACCCGTCTTACTATGACCTCGATACGGTGCTGACAGGCATGCAGAGCGCCCCGAAAATGGGGCCTTACGATCTGCTCGATAGCCTGTCCTCTCATGGGCCCACGGCCCTGAGCTCCAGCTCAAGCTGCAGGTCAGACCTGAACGAACTGGACCACATCATGGAGATCATAGTGGGATCCtga